The Benincasa hispida cultivar B227 chromosome 11, ASM972705v1, whole genome shotgun sequence genome has a segment encoding these proteins:
- the LOC120089786 gene encoding WUSCHEL-related homeobox 11-like produces the protein MENHGDDPNSPNHSCERAEPVRSRWTPKPEQILILESIFNSGMVNPPKDETVRIRKLLEKFGSVGDANVFYWFQNRRSRSRRRQRQLQAAASSGGAIHYDGSSVSTGGGYNSGVMNFGGASSSYLGGGSSSSSSSTSGVGGDCSGGGFSMSGPMGFSEVDQQMVVTTPSFCPSETSNLEFQSGYIIIFINGVPTEVPKGPMDMKAMFGQETVLVHSSGLPVLTNEFGISLHTLQHGESYFLVSRPT, from the exons ATGGAAAATCATGGTGATGACCCAAATAGTCCAAATCACAGCTGCGAAAGGGCGGAGCCGGTGAGATCACGGTGGACTCCCAAGCCGGAGCAGATTCTAATTTTGGAGTCCATTTTCAATAGTGGAATGGTTAATCCTCCAAAAGATGAGACGGTCAGAATTAGAAAGCTTCTTGAAAAATTTGGCTCTGTTGGGGATGCCAATGTTTTCTACTGGTTTCAAAACcgccgctctcgctctcgccgCCGCCAGCGCCAGCTGCAAGCCGCCGCTAGTAGCGGCGGTGCAATTCACTACGATGGTAGTAGCGTCAGTACTGGCGGTGGTTACAACAGTGGTGTTATGAATTTTGGTGGggcttcttcttcttatctCGGAGGAGGGTCCTCGTCCTCGTCCTCCTCCACTTCTGGGGTTGGAGGAGATTGTAGCGGCGGTGGTTTCTCGATGTCAGGTCCTATGGGTTTCTCTGAAGTTGATCAACAAATGGTTGTAACGACTCCGTCATTTTGCCCTTCCGAAACCTCAAATTTAGAGTTTCAATCAG gttatattataatattcataaatgGAGTTCCAACAGAAGTTCCCAAAGGACCCATGGACATGAAAGCAATGTTTGGGCAAGAGACAGTGTTAGTTCATTCATCAGGACTCCCAGTTCTTACCAATGAATTTGGAATCTCTCTGCACACTTTGCAGCATGGTGAAAGTTACTTTCTG